A window from Rhea pennata isolate bPtePen1 chromosome 1, bPtePen1.pri, whole genome shotgun sequence encodes these proteins:
- the ST3GAL6 gene encoding type 2 lactosamine alpha-2,3-sialyltransferase, which translates to MKRILLFFILAAAVMYGILHGNLWRNNIYWISFYGQTSSVKVPSSYEASGVTQLPPTAVERKNALDTCLLKPSFESLLGVDKIYPFLCANDFIKVAEFHGSDKFELPYGIKRAEQFFRLALSRLQNCGLSNEDDSVSCRRCVVVGNGGVLRNKTLGEKIDSYDVIIRMNNGPVIGYEDDVGRRTTFRLSYPESIFSDPVHYDPNTTVVLIVFKPRDLKWLWEILSGQKISAKGFWKKPALNMIYKSSQIRILDPSITRKTAYEWLHFPTRFPKKEKPKHPTTGLIAITLAFHICHEVHLAGFKYDFTDRNSSLHYYGNDTMSQMMQNEYHNIDAEQKFLKKLIDKNFVVNLT; encoded by the exons ATGAAACGAATCCTTCTATTTTTcatcctggctgctgctgttatgTATGGTATACTTCATGGAAATTTGTGGAGGAATAACATCTACTG GATTAGCTTTTATGGACAGACTTCTTCTGTGAAGGTTCCTTCTTCCTATGAGGCTAGTGGAGTTACTCA GTTACCACCCACagctgtggaaagaaagaatgcaCTGGACACGTGTCTTTTGAAACCATCATTTGAATCTTTACTGGG tGTTGACAAAATATACCCGTTCCTGTGCGCTAATGATTTTATCAAAGTGGCAGAGTTCCATGGAAGTGATAAGTTTGAACTACCTTATGGAATAAAGAGAGCAG aGCAATTCTTTCGTTTAGCCCTTTCAAGACTGCAAAACTGTGGCCTGTCCAATGAAGATGACAG TGTTTCCTGTCGAAGGTGTGTTGTGGTTGGTAATGGAGGAGTGCTTCGAAATAAGACATTAGGAGAGAAAATTGACTCGTACGATGTGATAATAAG AATGAATAATGGTCCTGTTATAGGGTACGAAGACGATGTTGGGAGGAGGACAACTTTCCGCCTTTCTTATCCAGAATCCATCTTCTCAGATCCAGTCCACTATGACCCTAATACGACTGTTGTTCTCATTGTCTTCAAACCACGAGATTTAAAGTGGCTTTGGGAGATACTAAGTGGTCAGAAAATA AGTGCTAAAGGCTTTTGGAAGAAACCAGCTTTGAACATGATATACAAATCTAGTCAAATCAGGATACTTGATCCCAGCATCACCAGAAAAACAGCATATGAATGGCTTCATTTCCCAACAAGGTTTCCCAAAAAGGAG AAACCCAAACATCCAACAACAGGTCTAATTGCCATTACACTAGCGTTTCACATATGCCATGAAGTTCACCTGGCGGGCTTCAAGTACGACTTCACTGACAGAAACAGTTCTTTGCACTATTATGGCAATGACACAATGTCTCAGATGATGCAG AATGAATACCATAACATCGATGCTGAACAGAAATTTTTGAAGAAGCTTATAGACAAGAACTTTGTGGTCAATTTGACGTGA